One window of Acidobacteriota bacterium genomic DNA carries:
- a CDS encoding PEP-CTERM sorting domain-containing protein — translation MRKLVILVVLLAALGFAAPVTQAATISWAELGFKSSIDGAVYYTDPSPATWPPFPAGADFSAFNMSTGLGSVTFTFSAPGTHYVAGFFDYQITDEPNNNGFLDEEAYWGSLPAGWSGKSDDPYGPSAVDPPIYDQFLAFDASNPFDNWAWNTPGHDVSVAYGYAFTLNDGDPARKVIFTVSSVAPVSGYILRQVDPLSAQSLYFSGTTQDDGVNPVPEPGTLTLVGLGVAAVARRLRRRA, via the coding sequence ATGAGAAAACTCGTCATCCTGGTTGTGTTGCTGGCGGCTCTCGGTTTCGCCGCTCCGGTGACCCAGGCCGCTACCATCTCCTGGGCCGAGTTGGGCTTCAAGTCGTCGATTGACGGTGCCGTGTACTACACCGATCCGTCGCCGGCGACCTGGCCTCCGTTTCCCGCTGGAGCCGACTTCTCGGCCTTCAACATGTCAACGGGGCTAGGCAGCGTCACGTTTACATTCAGCGCCCCGGGAACCCACTACGTGGCCGGGTTCTTCGACTACCAGATCACGGACGAACCGAACAACAACGGGTTCCTCGACGAAGAGGCATATTGGGGCTCCCTGCCCGCCGGGTGGAGCGGGAAGAGCGACGATCCGTATGGGCCGTCGGCCGTCGATCCGCCAATCTATGACCAGTTCCTTGCATTTGATGCCTCCAATCCGTTTGACAACTGGGCCTGGAATACCCCGGGGCATGACGTCTCGGTGGCATACGGCTACGCCTTCACACTCAACGATGGGGACCCGGCCAGGAAGGTGATCTTCACCGTGTCGTCGGTGGCGCCGGTGTCAGGTTACATCCTCCGGCAAGTTGATCCGCTGTCGGCGCAGTCGCTCTACTTCTCCGGAACCACGCAAGATGACGGTGTGAACCCGGTTCCCGAGCCTGGCACACTTACGCTGGTCGGTCTCGGCGTGGCGGCGGTCGCGCGGCGGCTGCGCCGTCGAGCCTAG